In one window of Borrelia anserina Es DNA:
- the rplL gene encoding 50S ribosomal protein L7/L12, with amino-acid sequence MSLSKEDILTWLEEAKTAEVVELITAIEEKFGVTAAAVAVAAGPGGLDADGAEEQTEFDVMLISFGDSKINVIKEVRTITGLGLGEAKALVEAAPKAVKEGVSKADAEEIKKKLEAIGAKVEIK; translated from the coding sequence ATGTCACTAAGTAAAGAAGATATTTTAACATGGCTTGAGGAAGCTAAAACAGCTGAAGTTGTTGAGCTTATAACAGCTATTGAGGAAAAATTTGGGGTTACTGCTGCTGCAGTTGCAGTTGCTGCTGGGCCTGGTGGTCTTGATGCTGATGGTGCTGAAGAGCAGACAGAATTTGATGTAATGCTTATTTCTTTTGGAGACAGTAAAATAAACGTTATTAAAGAAGTAAGAACTATTACTGGACTTGGACTTGGCGAAGCTAAAGCCTTAGTTGAAGCTGCTCCTAAGGCAGTTAAAGAAGGTGTTTCAAAAGCGGATGCTGAGGAAATAAAGAAGAAACTAGAAGCAATTGGTGCAAAAGTTGAAATTAAATAA
- the rpoC gene encoding DNA-directed RNA polymerase subunit beta' gives MKEIKDFEKIKIKIASPDQIRSWSYGEVKKSETINYRTLRPEKDGLFCERIFGTTKEWECYCGKFKSIRYKGIICDRCNVEVTHFKVRRERMGHIELSAPVAHIWYYKYIPSRIGLLLDITASNLNSILYYEKYIVIEPGDTDLKKMQLLNEDEYSEAKERYGMSFSASMGAEAIKTLLENLDLDELSSKLRLQMIDKDDKTDKKLLRRLEIIENFKVSGNKPEWMIMDVLPVIPPEIRPMVQLDGGRFATSDLNDLYRRVINRNNRLRKLLLLNAPEIIVRNEKRMLQESVDSLFDNSHKRKVVKGTSNRPLKSLSDALKGKQGRFRQNLLGKRVDYSGRSVIVVGPELKLHQCGIPAKMALELFKPFVIRKLIESESVFNIKRAKSLIEQEVDEVWQILDNVIKEHPVLLNRAPTLHRLGIQAFEPVLVEGKAIKLHPLVCHAYNADFDGDQMAVHVPLTPAAQAESWALMLSTNNLLNPANGHPIVFPSQDIVLGLYYLTMEKKNVVGEGRKFSNFNHVILAINNKSLDYNARIYVKVDGEYIETTTGRVVFNEALPGKISFVNKTLSDYELQNLISEVYVVYGSSIVIEMLDIIKELGFKYATKFGCTISMSDIIVPEEKKVYVDKANREISKIQNDYTKGVITGEERYNNVISVWSKTNEELTNKMMEVLKKDKDGFNVIYMMADSGARGSRNQIRQLAGMRGLMAKTSGDIIELPIISNFKEGLSVIEFFISTNGARKGLADTALKTADAGYLTRRLVDIAQDVVVRIEDCGTINGIKVEALKNGEEIVEPLREKAVGSYSIERIKSPITGEIVLDVNEEITEDKIKLLETIGIDKLVIRSVLTCEAEHGVCQKCYGRDFSNNRPVNIGGAVGIIAAQSIGQPGTQLTMRTFHIGGVAQAGSEDDKIALKNAFILNGIEGFNVQIDGELLFTRKGTLKVINVIHEEDIKGIKELKVLDSQKVIKGMPLFVNESGVEVLSSHIGYIKIKDDKLMIVSEEQEISLKAGTRLEINVGDYIEAGRIIGTFDPFAEPIIAEVKGKVKFKDIILGTTLKEEINLETGNIEKRITDQIFESLDPRILIINDRGMEIASYVLPGDAYLQVEDGQDINIGEVIAKLSKGSEKTQDITGGLPRVNDLFETRIPKNLTEMAKVSGVVQFKAIQKGKRLINILDEYGVEHKHYIPAGKHLLVRDGDIVKAGDMLCDGRINPHDVLEILGGISLQEFLLAEIQDVYRKQGVSINDKHIGVIIKQMMRKVKIVSVGDTNFVYNQKVDKHTFCEQNRRVIEQGGEPAVASPILIGITKASLNIDSFISAASFQETTKVLTDASIAGSVDDLKGLKENVVIGHLIPTGTGMNLYKRVNVKENSSSEV, from the coding sequence ATGAAAGAGATAAAAGATTTTGAAAAGATAAAAATAAAGATAGCATCTCCTGATCAGATTAGGAGTTGGTCTTATGGAGAAGTTAAAAAATCTGAAACTATTAATTATAGAACTTTAAGACCTGAGAAAGATGGTCTTTTTTGTGAGAGAATTTTTGGAACAACTAAAGAATGGGAATGTTATTGTGGAAAGTTTAAGTCAATAAGGTATAAAGGTATTATCTGTGATCGTTGTAATGTTGAGGTGACTCATTTTAAAGTTAGGCGTGAGAGGATGGGACATATTGAACTTTCAGCTCCTGTTGCTCATATCTGGTATTATAAATATATTCCTTCTAGAATTGGTCTTTTACTTGATATTACAGCTTCTAATTTGAACTCTATTCTTTATTATGAAAAATACATCGTAATTGAACCAGGTGATACTGACCTTAAGAAGATGCAGCTTTTAAATGAAGATGAATACTCTGAAGCAAAAGAGAGATATGGTATGTCTTTTAGTGCTTCAATGGGTGCTGAGGCAATTAAAACTTTACTTGAAAATCTTGATCTTGATGAACTTTCATCTAAGCTTAGACTTCAAATGATCGATAAAGATGATAAAACGGATAAAAAACTCTTAAGGCGTCTTGAAATTATTGAGAATTTTAAAGTTTCTGGAAATAAGCCAGAATGGATGATTATGGATGTTCTTCCTGTTATCCCTCCAGAAATTAGGCCGATGGTTCAGCTTGACGGTGGAAGATTTGCAACTTCTGATCTTAATGATCTTTATAGGAGAGTAATAAATAGGAATAACCGGTTAAGAAAACTTCTACTCCTTAATGCACCTGAAATTATCGTCAGAAATGAGAAGCGCATGTTACAAGAGTCAGTTGATTCTCTTTTTGATAATTCACATAAGAGAAAAGTTGTTAAAGGTACATCCAATAGACCTCTTAAATCTCTCTCTGACGCATTAAAGGGTAAACAAGGTAGATTTAGACAAAACCTTCTTGGAAAGAGAGTTGATTATTCAGGCCGTTCTGTAATCGTTGTTGGACCTGAGCTTAAGTTGCATCAGTGTGGTATTCCTGCGAAGATGGCGCTTGAACTTTTTAAACCATTTGTAATTAGAAAATTAATTGAGAGTGAATCTGTTTTTAATATAAAGAGAGCAAAAAGTTTAATTGAACAAGAAGTAGATGAAGTATGGCAGATTTTAGATAACGTTATTAAGGAGCATCCTGTGCTTTTAAATAGAGCTCCAACGCTTCACAGGCTGGGAATACAAGCTTTTGAACCAGTATTAGTTGAAGGAAAGGCAATTAAACTTCACCCTCTTGTTTGTCATGCATATAATGCTGATTTTGATGGTGATCAGATGGCTGTACATGTTCCTTTAACACCTGCAGCACAGGCCGAGAGTTGGGCTTTGATGTTGTCAACTAATAATTTGTTAAATCCTGCAAACGGTCATCCTATTGTATTTCCATCTCAAGATATTGTGTTAGGTCTTTATTACTTAACTATGGAGAAAAAAAATGTAGTTGGAGAAGGACGTAAATTCTCTAATTTTAATCACGTTATTCTTGCAATTAATAATAAGAGTTTAGACTATAATGCACGGATTTATGTGAAAGTTGATGGTGAGTATATAGAAACCACAACAGGACGTGTTGTATTTAATGAGGCTTTACCGGGGAAGATTTCATTTGTAAATAAAACCCTTAGTGATTATGAGTTACAGAACTTGATTTCTGAAGTTTATGTTGTGTATGGTTCCTCTATTGTAATTGAGATGTTGGATATTATTAAGGAACTTGGATTTAAATATGCTACTAAGTTTGGATGTACAATAAGTATGAGTGATATTATTGTACCTGAAGAGAAGAAAGTATATGTGGATAAGGCTAATAGAGAAATTTCAAAAATTCAGAATGATTATACTAAAGGTGTTATTACCGGAGAAGAGAGATATAACAATGTTATTTCTGTTTGGTCAAAAACAAATGAAGAGCTTACCAATAAGATGATGGAAGTTCTTAAAAAAGATAAAGATGGGTTTAATGTAATTTACATGATGGCTGATTCTGGTGCTCGTGGAAGTAGAAATCAAATAAGACAGCTTGCAGGTATGAGGGGATTAATGGCTAAAACCTCTGGGGATATTATTGAACTTCCAATTATTTCTAATTTTAAGGAAGGACTATCTGTCATAGAATTCTTTATTTCTACAAATGGTGCAAGGAAGGGGCTTGCTGATACAGCTCTTAAGACGGCAGATGCTGGGTACTTAACGCGACGGTTAGTGGATATTGCTCAAGATGTTGTTGTTAGAATAGAAGATTGTGGAACTATTAATGGTATAAAGGTTGAGGCTTTAAAGAATGGAGAGGAAATAGTTGAACCTTTGAGAGAAAAGGCTGTTGGAAGTTATTCAATTGAGAGAATAAAAAGTCCTATTACTGGTGAGATTGTTTTGGATGTAAATGAAGAGATTACAGAGGATAAAATAAAGTTGTTAGAAACTATTGGTATTGACAAGCTTGTAATTAGATCTGTTTTGACTTGTGAGGCTGAGCATGGAGTTTGTCAGAAATGTTATGGACGAGATTTCTCAAATAATAGGCCTGTCAATATTGGAGGAGCTGTCGGTATAATAGCTGCTCAGTCAATAGGCCAGCCAGGAACACAGCTTACCATGAGGACTTTTCATATTGGGGGAGTTGCACAGGCTGGCAGTGAAGATGATAAAATTGCACTTAAGAACGCTTTTATTCTTAATGGGATAGAGGGATTTAATGTTCAGATTGATGGCGAGTTGCTTTTTACAAGGAAAGGAACTTTAAAAGTAATCAATGTTATTCATGAGGAAGATATTAAGGGAATTAAAGAACTTAAGGTATTAGATTCTCAAAAAGTAATTAAGGGAATGCCTTTATTCGTAAATGAGAGTGGTGTTGAAGTGTTATCATCTCATATTGGTTATATTAAAATTAAAGATGACAAACTAATGATTGTTTCTGAGGAACAAGAAATATCTCTAAAGGCTGGTACAAGACTTGAAATAAATGTAGGTGATTATATCGAAGCTGGGCGTATAATTGGAACATTTGATCCATTTGCAGAACCAATTATTGCTGAAGTTAAGGGAAAAGTTAAGTTTAAAGATATTATTTTAGGGACAACACTTAAAGAGGAGATAAATCTTGAAACAGGCAATATTGAAAAGCGAATTACAGATCAAATTTTTGAGTCTCTTGATCCTAGAATTTTAATCATCAATGATAGAGGAATGGAGATTGCATCTTATGTTCTTCCTGGAGATGCTTATCTTCAAGTTGAAGATGGACAAGATATTAATATAGGAGAGGTCATTGCTAAGCTTTCTAAAGGTTCTGAGAAAACTCAAGACATTACTGGTGGTCTTCCTAGAGTTAATGATTTATTTGAAACAAGAATTCCAAAGAACTTAACTGAGATGGCTAAGGTGAGTGGAGTTGTCCAGTTTAAAGCAATTCAGAAAGGTAAAAGACTTATTAATATTTTAGATGAGTATGGAGTTGAGCATAAGCATTATATTCCTGCTGGAAAACATCTTTTAGTTAGGGATGGCGATATTGTTAAGGCTGGAGATATGCTTTGTGATGGAAGGATTAATCCTCATGATGTTCTTGAAATTCTTGGTGGGATTAGTTTGCAAGAGTTTTTATTAGCAGAAATTCAGGATGTCTATCGAAAGCAAGGTGTAAGTATTAATGATAAGCATATTGGTGTGATCATTAAGCAGATGATGAGAAAAGTTAAGATTGTGTCTGTAGGTGATACTAATTTTGTTTATAATCAAAAAGTGGATAAACATACTTTTTGTGAGCAAAATAGAAGGGTTATTGAGCAAGGTGGTGAGCCTGCAGTAGCTAGTCCAATTCTTATTGGAATAACAAAGGCGTCTCTTAATATTGATTCGTTTATTTCAGCTGCTTCTTTCCAAGAGACAACTAAGGTGCTAACAGATGCTTCAATTGCAGGTAGTGTTGATGATCTTAAAGGTCTTAAGGAAAATGTTGTAATTGGACATTTAATTCCTACCGGAACAGGTATGAATTTATATAAAAGGGTTAATGTGAAGGAAAATTCAAGCTCTGAAGTTTAG
- the rpsL gene encoding 30S ribosomal protein S12: MPTINQLIRKPRKSQKEKTASPALQNCPQRRGICTRVMTVTPKKPNSALRKVARVRLSNGFEVTAYIPGIGHNLQEHSVVLIRGGRVKDLPGVRYHIIRGAKDTLGVNNRKQGRSKYGTKKPKA; this comes from the coding sequence ATGCCTACAATTAATCAACTAATTAGGAAGCCAAGAAAGAGTCAAAAAGAAAAGACAGCATCTCCTGCGCTTCAAAATTGTCCTCAAAGGAGAGGAATTTGTACTCGTGTAATGACAGTAACGCCTAAAAAACCTAATTCAGCTTTAAGAAAAGTAGCCCGTGTTAGGCTTTCAAATGGATTTGAAGTAACAGCTTATATTCCAGGAATTGGTCATAATTTACAGGAACATTCGGTTGTTCTGATTAGAGGTGGACGAGTTAAAGATTTGCCAGGTGTTAGGTACCATATCATCAGGGGAGCTAAGGATACTCTTGGTGTTAATAATCGAAAGCAAGGTCGTTCTAAATATGGGACTAAGAAACCAAAAGCTTAA
- the rpsG gene encoding 30S ribosomal protein S7, whose protein sequence is MSRKSKKIKKKVFRDSKYDSQVIAKFVNRMMYDGKKSVSEAIVYNSIDMLAERIEEVDKIVAFSKALDNVKPLVEVRSRRVGGATYQVPVEVREERREALAMKWIISAARKASGKSMQEKLTNELINSYNSTGAAFKKREDTHRMAEANRAFTHYRW, encoded by the coding sequence ATGTCAAGAAAGAGTAAAAAAATTAAGAAAAAAGTCTTTAGAGATTCTAAGTATGATTCTCAGGTAATTGCTAAATTTGTAAATAGAATGATGTATGATGGCAAAAAATCTGTCAGTGAAGCTATAGTTTATAATTCAATTGATATGCTTGCAGAAAGGATTGAAGAAGTTGATAAGATTGTTGCTTTTAGTAAGGCTTTGGATAATGTTAAACCACTTGTAGAGGTTAGAAGTAGAAGAGTTGGTGGTGCCACTTATCAAGTTCCAGTTGAAGTTAGAGAGGAAAGGCGTGAAGCATTGGCAATGAAGTGGATTATTTCAGCTGCCAGAAAGGCAAGTGGAAAGTCAATGCAAGAAAAGTTAACAAATGAACTTATTAATTCTTATAATTCAACAGGTGCTGCTTTTAAAAAGAGAGAAGATACTCACAGAATGGCAGAGGCAAATAGGGCTTTTACACACTATAGATGGTAA
- the rplJ gene encoding 50S ribosomal protein L10: MHVKINPKKVEMFNSLKEFLDGKDNIFFLDYRGLTVAELTELRNRVESEKGELKVVKNNIMKRVLKDKHIKDLDSYLLGPTAVVTAIDEANVIAKIFYEFTKTSTLKVKGGFVLGEVYDEVKLNAYSKLPTKKEAISLFMSVLKAPISKLARTLKALSDAKV, encoded by the coding sequence ATGCATGTAAAGATAAATCCTAAAAAGGTTGAAATGTTTAATTCATTGAAAGAGTTTTTAGATGGTAAGGATAATATTTTTTTTCTAGATTATAGGGGATTAACAGTAGCAGAACTTACTGAGTTGAGAAATAGAGTTGAAAGTGAAAAAGGTGAGTTAAAAGTTGTAAAAAATAATATAATGAAGCGGGTTTTAAAAGACAAACATATTAAAGATCTTGATTCTTATCTTTTAGGACCGACAGCTGTTGTTACTGCTATTGATGAGGCTAATGTGATTGCAAAAATTTTTTACGAGTTTACGAAAACTAGTACTTTAAAGGTTAAGGGAGGCTTTGTTTTAGGAGAGGTTTATGATGAGGTTAAGCTTAATGCGTATAGTAAACTTCCGACCAAGAAAGAAGCCATTTCTTTATTTATGAGTGTGCTTAAGGCACCAATTTCAAAGCTTGCGAGAACTTTGAAGGCTTTATCTGATGCTAAAGTTTAA
- the rpoB gene encoding DNA-directed RNA polymerase subunit beta, producing MIKRVHLGQGKAKEILDLPDLIEIQLSSYEKFLQLERLKNNKPLLNEGLESVFRDVFPIKSGNGEVVLEYEKYYVEYDSISFTEKECKRKGQSYEAVLKIRLNLQFLTTGEIRQKDVYMGTIPLMTDRGTFIVNGAERVIVSQIHRSPGVVFYKEKDLYYARIIPYRGSWLEFEIDSKRDYLYVKIDRKKRILVTLFLRALGLDTREKIIETFYKVRRIEVNEDAKREITGQYLAVNITIKENMTYRAGDKITLQDVEDFLQSGLKEIDLIDFDGYDSVPGKHFISSDVILNCFEKEDAYFSLKDGFKELSRESVMLAVYSVLLPGEPISIDSAENDLRTVFFSEKRYDLGRVGRYKLSKKFGLDDLTTSVLTITDIVNTISHLLRIYDGHDVLYDIDHLGNRRVRSVGELLTNIYKGAMARVEKIAKDRMSNKEVFNLKPQELISVKPIVSAVKEFFATSQLSQFMDQVNPLAELTHKRRLNALGPGGLSRDRAGFEVRDVHYTHYGRMCPIETPEGPNIGLIVSLATYARVNDYGFLETPYRKVVNGKITDEIEYLSAIDEEKKCIAQANAAVNSEDNYINDLISVRVSGDYTTMIPKNIDYMDVSPRQLISVSSALIPFLEHNDANRALMGSNMQRQAVPLLFPQPPIVGTGMERIVAKDSGVVVKAKRSGIVVLATSQKIVIRPDNMLDENDLDEYELAKYDRTNQDTSFNHSVLVKEGQVVDKDEIIADGPATRYGELALGNNLLVGFIPWNGFNYEDAILISERIVKEDLYTSIHIKEFSIEVRETKLGPEKVTADIPNVSGKILNKLDENGIVRIGTYVKPGDILIGKVTPKSEGDITPEFKLLTSIFGEKAKDVKNNSLKVPHGTEGTVIDVQRITKEDVGNLPPGVDEILKVYVAKKRKLKEGDKMAGRHGNKGVVAKILPVEDMPYLADGTPLDICLNPLGVPSRMNIGQLMESQLGLAGKYLGEYYNVPVFESATNECIQEKLKKAGFNETSKAVLYDGYTGEPFENEVMVGVIYMLKLHHLVDDKMHARSTGPYSLVSQQPLGGKAQFGGQRLGEMEVWALEAYGAAHTLQELLTVKSDDMSGRVKIYENIVKGIPTNVSGIPESFNVLMQELRGLGFDLSIYDDKSNQIPLTEKEEELINKT from the coding sequence ATGATAAAAAGAGTTCATCTAGGACAAGGAAAGGCCAAAGAAATCTTAGACTTACCTGACCTAATAGAAATACAATTAAGTTCTTATGAGAAATTTTTACAACTTGAGAGATTAAAAAATAATAAGCCTTTGCTTAATGAAGGCCTTGAATCCGTTTTTAGAGATGTTTTTCCTATTAAAAGTGGCAATGGTGAAGTTGTGCTTGAATATGAAAAATATTATGTTGAGTATGATTCTATTAGTTTTACTGAAAAAGAGTGCAAGAGAAAGGGGCAAAGTTATGAGGCTGTTTTAAAGATAAGATTAAATTTGCAGTTTTTAACAACAGGAGAAATAAGACAAAAGGATGTCTATATGGGGACTATTCCTTTGATGACTGACAGAGGAACATTTATTGTTAATGGTGCTGAAAGGGTAATTGTATCGCAAATTCATAGGTCTCCTGGGGTTGTTTTTTACAAAGAAAAAGATTTGTATTATGCTCGTATTATTCCTTATCGTGGTTCTTGGTTGGAGTTCGAAATAGATTCAAAGAGAGATTACCTTTATGTTAAGATAGATAGAAAAAAGAGAATACTTGTTACGCTCTTTTTAAGAGCTTTAGGTCTTGATACTAGAGAAAAAATAATTGAAACTTTTTATAAGGTTAGGAGAATTGAAGTAAATGAAGATGCCAAAAGAGAAATTACAGGGCAATATTTAGCAGTTAACATTACTATAAAAGAAAATATGACTTATCGGGCGGGTGATAAGATAACTTTGCAAGATGTTGAAGATTTCTTACAAAGTGGTCTAAAAGAAATAGATCTTATTGATTTTGATGGATATGATAGTGTTCCTGGTAAACATTTTATTAGCTCTGATGTCATTTTGAATTGTTTTGAGAAAGAAGATGCCTACTTTTCTTTAAAGGATGGATTTAAAGAGCTTTCAAGGGAATCTGTGATGCTTGCAGTTTATAGTGTGCTTTTGCCTGGTGAGCCCATATCTATTGATAGTGCTGAGAATGATTTAAGAACTGTATTTTTTTCAGAGAAGAGATATGATCTTGGTCGTGTAGGACGATATAAGCTTTCTAAAAAGTTTGGTCTTGATGACTTAACAACCTCAGTTCTTACTATTACAGATATAGTAAATACTATATCTCATCTTTTAAGAATATATGATGGTCATGATGTTCTTTATGATATTGATCATCTTGGAAATAGAAGAGTTCGTTCTGTTGGTGAGTTGCTTACGAATATATATAAAGGTGCAATGGCCAGAGTAGAAAAAATTGCGAAGGATAGAATGTCTAATAAAGAAGTGTTTAATCTTAAACCCCAAGAATTAATAAGTGTTAAACCTATTGTTTCTGCTGTCAAAGAATTTTTTGCAACCAGTCAGCTTTCACAATTTATGGATCAGGTTAATCCTTTAGCTGAATTAACACATAAAAGGCGTCTTAATGCTTTGGGTCCTGGGGGACTTTCAAGGGATCGCGCAGGTTTTGAAGTAAGAGATGTGCATTATACTCATTATGGCCGAATGTGTCCTATTGAGACTCCTGAGGGGCCAAATATTGGTCTTATTGTTTCTTTGGCTACTTATGCAAGGGTAAATGATTATGGGTTTTTAGAAACCCCTTATAGAAAGGTGGTTAACGGTAAGATTACTGATGAAATCGAATATTTATCTGCGATTGATGAGGAAAAAAAATGTATTGCTCAGGCGAATGCTGCTGTTAATTCTGAAGATAACTACATTAATGATCTAATTTCTGTTAGAGTGTCTGGTGATTATACTACAATGATTCCTAAGAATATTGATTATATGGATGTTTCGCCTAGACAATTAATTTCTGTTTCTTCAGCATTAATACCTTTTCTTGAACATAATGATGCAAATCGTGCTCTTATGGGTTCAAATATGCAACGTCAAGCAGTGCCCTTGCTATTTCCACAACCACCTATTGTTGGTACTGGTATGGAAAGGATAGTTGCAAAGGATTCTGGTGTTGTTGTTAAGGCCAAAAGATCAGGTATAGTTGTATTAGCAACTAGCCAAAAAATAGTGATCAGGCCTGATAACATGCTTGATGAAAATGATTTGGATGAATATGAACTTGCAAAGTATGATAGGACCAATCAAGATACTTCTTTTAATCATTCAGTTTTAGTTAAAGAGGGTCAGGTAGTTGATAAGGATGAGATAATAGCTGATGGTCCTGCTACTAGGTATGGAGAGCTGGCGCTTGGAAATAATCTATTAGTTGGATTCATTCCTTGGAATGGATTTAATTATGAGGATGCTATATTAATCTCTGAGAGGATTGTAAAGGAAGACCTTTACACCTCGATTCATATCAAAGAATTTAGTATTGAGGTAAGGGAAACTAAACTTGGACCTGAGAAAGTTACAGCTGATATTCCCAATGTTAGTGGAAAGATATTAAATAAACTTGATGAAAATGGAATTGTACGCATAGGAACTTATGTAAAGCCGGGTGACATTTTGATTGGTAAGGTTACGCCAAAATCAGAGGGAGATATTACTCCTGAATTTAAGCTTTTGACATCCATTTTTGGAGAGAAAGCAAAAGATGTTAAGAATAATTCACTCAAAGTTCCACATGGTACTGAAGGTACTGTAATTGATGTTCAAAGAATTACTAAGGAGGATGTTGGTAACCTTCCGCCTGGTGTTGATGAGATATTGAAGGTTTATGTTGCTAAGAAAAGGAAACTTAAAGAAGGTGATAAAATGGCAGGGAGGCATGGAAATAAGGGTGTAGTTGCAAAGATTCTTCCTGTTGAAGATATGCCATATCTTGCAGATGGAACTCCTCTTGATATATGTTTGAATCCTCTAGGGGTTCCATCTCGTATGAATATTGGACAATTAATGGAGTCTCAGCTTGGTCTTGCTGGTAAATATCTTGGTGAGTATTATAATGTTCCTGTTTTTGAGTCTGCTACAAATGAATGCATTCAAGAAAAGTTGAAAAAGGCCGGATTTAATGAAACATCAAAAGCAGTTTTATATGATGGTTATACAGGAGAGCCATTTGAAAATGAGGTGATGGTTGGAGTTATATATATGCTTAAACTTCATCACCTTGTTGACGATAAGATGCATGCAAGGTCTACGGGACCTTATTCACTTGTATCTCAACAACCTCTTGGAGGAAAGGCGCAGTTTGGTGGTCAAAGACTTGGAGAGATGGAAGTTTGGGCACTTGAAGCTTACGGAGCTGCTCATACTCTTCAAGAGCTATTAACGGTAAAATCAGATGATATGTCAGGTAGGGTTAAGATATATGAAAATATTGTTAAAGGTATTCCTACCAATGTATCTGGAATTCCTGAGTCTTTCAATGTCTTAATGCAGGAACTAAGAGGTCTTGGTTTTGATTTGTCAATTTATGATGATAAGAGTAATCAAATTCCTTTAACAGAAAAAGAAGAGGAATTAATTAATAAGACTTAG
- a CDS encoding BMP family protein: MLKKVVLCILIVGCSGSQDQASLSKTVSLIVDGTFDDRGFNESCFKATSQIREDFKVNIIQKESKVSDYVADIGGMEESGSSLIWGVGFKFTDIFLQKSLENSNVNYGIVEGSYSGDVKLPDNLVNVNFRSEEGAFLAGYIAAKTSKTGKIGFLGGMDGVVINSFRYGYEAGAKYANKDIELNSQYVGTFSDLSLGRSIASKMYASGVDIIFAAAGLSGLGAIEAAKELGAGYYIIGVDQDQSYLAPDNVLMSVIKNVGSYLYEITKDYLDTNNFDGGKVLNLGLKDGALDLIFNNQLVNMDLIKDYDSLSEIKDKIIGDEIEVPKDEKSYNAFVVSLSNKS; this comes from the coding sequence ATGTTAAAAAAGGTTGTTTTATGTATTTTGATTGTGGGTTGTTCAGGTTCACAAGATCAAGCTTCATTATCTAAGACTGTTTCTCTCATTGTTGATGGAACTTTTGATGATAGGGGTTTTAATGAGAGTTGTTTTAAGGCAACGTCTCAAATTAGGGAAGATTTTAAAGTCAACATAATTCAGAAAGAGTCCAAAGTTTCTGACTACGTGGCAGATATTGGAGGAATGGAAGAAAGTGGTTCTAGTTTAATTTGGGGAGTCGGTTTTAAGTTTACAGATATTTTTTTGCAAAAGTCTCTTGAAAATTCTAATGTGAATTATGGGATTGTTGAGGGTTCTTACTCAGGAGATGTCAAGTTGCCCGACAACTTGGTGAATGTGAATTTTAGATCTGAGGAAGGAGCGTTTTTAGCTGGGTATATAGCTGCTAAGACATCTAAGACAGGTAAGATTGGATTTTTAGGTGGAATGGATGGTGTAGTTATTAATTCATTTAGATATGGATATGAAGCTGGTGCTAAATATGCAAATAAAGATATTGAATTGAATTCCCAATATGTGGGGACATTTTCTGATCTTTCACTTGGACGTTCAATAGCAAGTAAGATGTATGCTTCTGGAGTTGACATTATATTTGCAGCAGCAGGTCTTTCAGGGCTTGGTGCTATTGAGGCCGCTAAAGAACTTGGAGCTGGATATTATATTATTGGAGTTGATCAGGATCAATCATATCTTGCGCCTGATAATGTTTTAATGTCAGTTATTAAAAATGTCGGAAGTTATCTTTATGAAATAACAAAGGACTATTTGGATACAAATAATTTTGATGGTGGAAAAGTATTAAACTTAGGTCTTAAAGATGGTGCACTTGATTTGATTTTTAATAATCAACTGGTAAATATGGATTTAATAAAGGATTATGATTCCCTTTCAGAGATTAAAGATAAAATCATTGGTGATGAGATTGAAGTTCCCAAGGATGAAAAATCTTATAATGCCTTTGTTGTTAGTCTATCAAATAAGAGTTGA